From a single Sandaracinaceae bacterium genomic region:
- a CDS encoding serine/threonine-protein kinase yields the protein MTVPGDTLISGSKYLHLCSLARGGMGEVTLAVRQEGGFRRLYAIKRLHDLYQDDVDFRKMFLDEARLAGMVRHRNVVAVLDVGEDDGGPFQVMEYVEGPSVHKLLGRLGKNAERLPAQLALDIVAQACRGLHAAHELRSPEGDTLHLVHRDVSPQNLLIGFDGGVRVTDFGVAKALGQSTQTESGVLKGKMGYMSPEQLRFREIDRRSDLFAIGVVLFELLTGRRLYSGKGGRSGPLQILEGPVPDVSQLRADLPPELVQLTRELLAKEPEDRPPTAKSVADRVEALLVQLRATEGSVDLGEYVTRWFGADRDAMRAKVTEETNALSLDVSVVTPARGGRRWIVLGLAVGAAAVLGLIVLLSTSDSAPEESPGASAALAAPPSRDEPARDEAAPEEAAQAEATPSPTERAEPAEPEVAEPEPEPEEQEAASARRPTERTRRRTRPARGGANRTKSGQVILGWE from the coding sequence GTGACCGTCCCCGGCGACACCCTGATCTCCGGCTCGAAGTACTTGCACCTTTGTAGCCTCGCGCGCGGTGGGATGGGCGAGGTGACGTTGGCCGTTCGTCAGGAGGGCGGCTTTCGGCGTCTGTACGCGATCAAGCGACTCCATGATCTGTACCAGGACGACGTCGACTTCCGAAAGATGTTCCTCGACGAAGCCCGGCTGGCCGGCATGGTGCGCCACCGGAACGTGGTGGCCGTCCTGGACGTGGGCGAGGACGACGGCGGCCCGTTCCAGGTGATGGAGTACGTGGAGGGGCCGTCGGTGCACAAGCTCCTCGGGCGCCTGGGCAAGAACGCGGAGCGGCTGCCGGCGCAGCTCGCGCTCGACATCGTCGCGCAGGCCTGCCGCGGGCTCCACGCGGCCCACGAGCTGCGCTCGCCCGAGGGCGACACGCTCCACCTCGTGCACCGCGACGTCTCCCCGCAGAACCTGCTCATCGGCTTCGACGGCGGCGTCCGGGTGACCGACTTCGGCGTGGCCAAGGCGCTCGGGCAGAGCACCCAGACCGAGAGCGGGGTGCTCAAGGGCAAGATGGGTTACATGTCGCCCGAGCAGCTGCGGTTCCGCGAGATCGACCGGCGCTCGGACCTCTTCGCGATCGGCGTGGTGCTGTTCGAGCTGCTCACCGGGCGCCGACTCTACTCGGGCAAGGGAGGGCGCTCGGGGCCGCTGCAGATCCTCGAGGGGCCGGTGCCCGACGTGTCGCAGCTGCGGGCGGATCTCCCACCCGAGCTGGTGCAGCTGACGCGCGAGCTGCTCGCGAAGGAGCCGGAGGATCGGCCGCCGACCGCGAAGAGCGTGGCGGATCGGGTCGAGGCGCTGCTCGTCCAGCTGCGCGCGACGGAGGGCAGCGTCGATCTGGGCGAGTACGTCACGAGGTGGTTCGGCGCCGACCGGGACGCGATGCGCGCGAAGGTGACCGAGGAGACGAACGCGCTGTCGCTCGACGTCTCGGTGGTGACCCCGGCGCGCGGAGGCCGGAGGTGGATCGTGCTCGGGCTGGCCGTCGGCGCCGCCGCGGTGCTCGGGCTGATCGTGCTCCTGTCGACGTCGGACTCGGCCCCGGAGGAGAGCCCCGGCGCGTCGGCCGCGCTCGCGGCGCCGCCGAGCCGTGACGAGCCGGCTCGAGACGAAGCGGCGCCGGAGGAGGCGGCGCAGGCCGAGGCTACGCCCAGCCCGACCGAGCGCGCCGAACCCGCGGAGCCGGAGGTGGCGGAGCCCGAGCCGGAGCCGGAGGAGCAGGAGGCGGCCTCCGCGCGACGTCCGACCGAGCGCACGCGGCGGCGGACACGCCCGGCGCGAGGCGGCGCCAACCGCACGAAAAGTGGACAGGTGATCCTCGGCTGGGAGTGA